The Paenibacillus sp. FSL W8-0426 region CTGCAAAGTGTTAAGGAAATTAATCGGCACGATCATGATGAACGAACTGACGACAAACACGAATAATAACAAACGGAACATCTTGATTCGCTGTACGACTTCTTTCAGTCCCAGAAAGATCGGCACGGAAGACCAGCGATTGCGGGACAGACTGAGACGATTGCGAACGATCTGTGTATCTCCCAGACTTCCCGTCCGAAGCGCCTCCACGGCAGAGATGGACCGAAACCGCCGCAGCACCGTCCGGCAGAACAGAACGACCATGGCAAATATCAATCCGGCAGCCAGTAAAGGCACGGCAAAATGCAGCAGGGTTGCAGGTGCTTTGCCCATATACAACAAAATATTTGAGACAAAAAGTCTGTTAACGCCTAGTGATGCAACGTAACCCAGCAGGGAAGCGAACCCGGCCATAAATACATACTTCATGAGATACAGTTTCTTAATGTCTTTCTCTGCGATCCCGATGGCTTTCATGACACTGATCTCCCGGTAATCCTCTTCGATCGTAGCCAGCATCGTGAACCGGATACAGAGCATGGCGATCAGAATCAGCACAAGGCTGACCAAAATAATAACGGCTGCTATTACGCCATCAGTCATGGCATTCAGTAACTGAAACAGTCCATAAGTCACAACCGGACCGGCATTGGGAAGTCCGGCGTTCTGATAGGCTTGTGTGAACTCTCCTGTCTTTCCGGGATCGGTCAATCGAAATTCGATGAGATACTCCATCTCTCCGACACCCTGCTTCAGTTCCATCAGGTTGTCCGGGCTCACCACGAAACGTTTGGAGTGTACAACTGACGGGTTCATCTGGGCATCCCGGACAAAATCGACAATGGTATACGAACGCTCAAATGGTCCATTATCGATTCGTATCTGGTCCCCCACGCTTAATTGATTCTGCTGCATGTAATATACGGGGACAGCAATCTCGCCATCCTTAACCTGTATAATTTCACTGTTCAAATTCAGTAAGTAGTCGAAATCCTGATTCTGAGCAACAAAATCGATGTCCATGACGCTATTTTTTTCAGATTCTGCTCCGAGAAACAGATTGGCGCCATCAATATTGACCATCTCTACAATCTGATGCTGCGCGACCATGGGTTGATCCTCGGCCCATGTGTGTACTTTGGCCTGATCCATCTCTCCGGCATGCATTTGCACAAAGTGTGGTGTCTTGGATTCAGAGAATAAATATTGAATGGAACTCGTCAGCTCCATAATCATCCGTGACCCCGAAGATACCAGCAAGGCTGCCAGCAGTACAAAAATAAACAACGCAGCCGTGATTCCTTTCTTTCTGGAAATATCATTTCTCAGCATTCGTAGCAGCATAAACAAACATGGCTCCTCTCATCTACAAATTCCTGCCCCATTCCCGACGTGTAGATATCCACATTATATAATCGCTTTTACATTTGTCAATTAGTACATATTTTTCTAATTTGTCGAAATATTTGTCATTTTCATTCTCATATATGCAAAAAGTAAATCCATATAGTTCTATCAATCTTCAAAAAATTGTACTTCAACCCTGAATTTACATTATTCGTCATAGATCAAAAAAAGTATGAATACATTCATCCATGCCCCAACGTAAATCGTCAGACCCTTTCTTTACCACAGGGACTCTACTTTTGGATGTCTCACTTGGATGTATATATGTATATGCAAGTTCAATGGATTGATTTTAGAATGGGCGACCTTCCATTTTCATCTTTATGTATATACACCGGGAATTCTGAAGTGAATTTTGTAATAAAATAGTATTAAAAATCCCCTTGCTGAATCCGATATAATATAAGTCTTTTATACTGTATTAAGGGGATATTTATGAAAACACGTAAACTGGCTGCAGCATCCATCCTTTCAACGACTCTTTTGCTGGGAGTTTTAGCATCCCCAATTGCAGCGTCTTCATCATCCCTCACGGATATTCCAAACAATTATGCCAAAAACGCCATCATCGAATTGGCAGACGCAGGGATAATGAACGGGACCGGCAACGGAAAATTCAATCCATCCGGCAACATTACAAGACAAGATTTTGCAATCGTATTATCCAAAGCATTAAATCTTGATTTAAGTATAGCCTCATCGCAATCAACAACCTTCTCGGATGTACCTGCAAGCTCCTATGCATTTGCTGCCGTTGAAGCAGCGTATAAAGCAGGATTAATTCAAGGTGTCGGCAACGGAAAATTTGCTGGTACCGAACCACTCACGCGCGAACAGATGGCAGTCATTTTTGTGAATGCTTTAAACGTTGATACAACCGGCAAGGGTTCAAAACTTGAATTTTCCGATTCTTCATTTATTTCAGACTGGGCTAAAGAATATGTGGCAGTTGCCATCGAAATGAAATTAATGGAAGGAAACAAAGATGGGAGTTTTAATCCTTCAGGAAGTGCAAAGCGCCAGGATGTAGCTTTGGTTACTTCTAAATTTCTCACGAAAAAAACCGAGTTAGATCAAGAACAAGCAGAAGAAGCAACGACCAAACCTGAGCCGGAACAAAAGCCAGAGCAGGAGCCTGTGAAAGATCCCGTCAAGCCTGTACAGCAACAACCATCGACGCCTGTATCAAGCTCAACTCCTGAGCCAGCTTCTCCATCGGTGCCTGATCGTGACCCATCGCCAACACCATCTCCCGCACCAACTCCAAATCCAGAGCCAAATCCGAATCCAGAATCACCAATTAATGCGGCTCCTGTAGCTAAAGATTTGCGTTTTATGTTTGAAGAGGAAACCGAAAAGTTGGTTGTTGGTCAAAAGGTCACTATCGGCTTTACCTATGATGATGCAGAAGATGACCAACAACAATCTGTGAATTATGCTTGGTATCGCTCAGCGAATAGTGAGGGAAGGGAAAAAGTATTAATTCCTGATGCCAATAGTAGTTCCTACACTTTTACTTCAGATGATGTTGATCATTATATCAGCGTTGAGGTAACACCGATTGCTGCTACAGGAACCACGACCGGGGTAACAAGTTATAAGGTTTTAGAACAGGTCGTAATGGAGCCACCGACTGAAGAAGCGCCTCTCACAGTGGACGCAAGCAAATTTTCAGTCATTGATAATTACTCGAATGAGGTTGACCGAATCATCGGGCAGGCATCTGCAGTAAGCCGTGCAAATGCATGGGTGTATATCTACCCATGGGATGACAAAAATGGAAATAATGTTGTTGACGACGGTGAATTGGGATCAGGATATTTCAAGGGAACAAGTCAAAGCGACGGCTCATTAACTGGCGATCTCGGATACCTTGAACCGGGTGACTATACCTTTGTAATAACTGCCATGTATACTGGAACACAATACGAGTCTGCAAAGAGTGCCGAAAATGCATTTAAATTTACTTT contains the following coding sequences:
- a CDS encoding FtsX-like permease family protein yields the protein MLLRMLRNDISRKKGITAALFIFVLLAALLVSSGSRMIMELTSSIQYLFSESKTPHFVQMHAGEMDQAKVHTWAEDQPMVAQHQIVEMVNIDGANLFLGAESEKNSVMDIDFVAQNQDFDYLLNLNSEIIQVKDGEIAVPVYYMQQNQLSVGDQIRIDNGPFERSYTIVDFVRDAQMNPSVVHSKRFVVSPDNLMELKQGVGEMEYLIEFRLTDPGKTGEFTQAYQNAGLPNAGPVVTYGLFQLLNAMTDGVIAAVIILVSLVLILIAMLCIRFTMLATIEEDYREISVMKAIGIAEKDIKKLYLMKYVFMAGFASLLGYVASLGVNRLFVSNILLYMGKAPATLLHFAVPLLAAGLIFAMVVLFCRTVLRRFRSISAVEALRTGSLGDTQIVRNRLSLSRNRWSSVPIFLGLKEVVQRIKMFRLLLFVFVVSSFIMIVPINFLNTLQAPSFISYMGVGQSDIRIDLRHTDDVEQRYENLISRIKTDPDIKTYSPLVTSRFKVRNAEGSYDNLSVESGDFSIFPLSYVSGNAPTTENEIALSDANSSELGLKTGEQLTLLVNGKDQVMTVSGIYQDVTNGGKTAKALLPYNKDSVLWYVVSLDLKDRSQMAAKIAEFETSFSPAKVTDLQGYLDQTLGGTIQQLKLVTMLALAIGVFISILITSLFLQMLVAKDNNDIAVLRSLGFALSKIKLKYVVMSLIILTFGVAAGTVLSNTLGPLLVSSIMSTFGASSIVFVIDPIQAYILCPLLLAGTIVLTAWISIQSIKEASISKMIVE
- a CDS encoding S-layer homology domain-containing protein; the encoded protein is MKTRKLAAASILSTTLLLGVLASPIAASSSSLTDIPNNYAKNAIIELADAGIMNGTGNGKFNPSGNITRQDFAIVLSKALNLDLSIASSQSTTFSDVPASSYAFAAVEAAYKAGLIQGVGNGKFAGTEPLTREQMAVIFVNALNVDTTGKGSKLEFSDSSFISDWAKEYVAVAIEMKLMEGNKDGSFNPSGSAKRQDVALVTSKFLTKKTELDQEQAEEATTKPEPEQKPEQEPVKDPVKPVQQQPSTPVSSSTPEPASPSVPDRDPSPTPSPAPTPNPEPNPNPESPINAAPVAKDLRFMFEEETEKLVVGQKVTIGFTYDDAEDDQQQSVNYAWYRSANSEGREKVLIPDANSSSYTFTSDDVDHYISVEVTPIAATGTTTGVTSYKVLEQVVMEPPTEEAPLTVDASKFSVIDNYSNEVDRIIGQASAVSRANAWVYIYPWDDKNGNNVVDDGELGSGYFKGTSQSDGSLTGDLGYLEPGDYTFVITAMYTGTQYESAKSAENAFKFTLTKGVQTPTIGSDLFLFGNYESRAAFNSGDSGVNLDFYYQTNDDFNNGTLEVTVEGITFAEGDEYSISNETLNDVPLITRIAPEQISDDGKTLTISGINGKYTLVSFYLNNKDIPEQGSYNINVKADADGTESSKSPAPDQYITFVSEPIFEY